In Syngnathus typhle isolate RoL2023-S1 ecotype Sweden linkage group LG14, RoL_Styp_1.0, whole genome shotgun sequence, one genomic interval encodes:
- the suco gene encoding SUN domain-containing ossification factor isoform X4: MKRLRVLVVCLIVALLCWYPSHHAYCSEHSSSDPSGPVGDEDDSGNPDNPKQEQDSVQLPEVEEWRTRTSDDMGVEPEKAAHHVRQEQTVNPQIVEQEEEVTNTDPESDPLLAAPEPELLSEPVIESDLQTDAQVQIRDQEADTVSSSSPELIPAQDSVPSDTPAEILNDEAAEHQDPDSDRPADEAEDSPTSQSAGPAITGEASEEDGQSDHSHDETPVVVESTPGQVEKQQEDERKQQEKGRPEAQQDSNASLHQQQGGDSGTGRESDPSVPSKDDIPTFDEWKKKVMEVEKEKSQNLHTAASGIAQPVKKVQKNFKNNYASVECGAKILSANSEAKSTSAILKENMDLYMLNPCSNKIWFVIELCEPIQVKQLDIANFELFSSTPKDFLVSLSDRYPTNKWVKLGTFHARDERIVQSFPLDEQLYAKYVKMFIKYIKVELLSHFGSEHFCPLSLFRVFGTSMVEEYEEIAESQYPSERLEYPDEDYDYPPGYQPSEDKAAKNLLGSATNAILNMVNNIAANVLGGKPELEGQSGAQGNLTEEVLTNKEESTEEVAPATPMEIPQTSAVEKPVDGFPKEPAAHEDASVSSTSPSSLESPPADRQIVTLVEEEDDEEPRQSTVTLLEEDDEEKSEDEEEVAATRESLAYCPFLSVSSLSCLATLPELLQRWCSAVLAKERLRKRHAQTRALVKDFTPPRIPAPLPAPSQEALPLTEKPPEPQAPLTTQNESESRLAPPLLPHAHTPLPDFHLEPSRTSTLDTHGFSDIRASVTPTHQDLLLPPIKDAALNPITTPPLQAVPVVDTQQPSTTPPALVESVPPQLSTPETDAPDAALPTPKEQDLPTASRPEDLVPPPTDQPMNPPLTNPDAVSDLQKIDQQKPNTLPEEHSDPQGGELHRAAEPAEDDLLNGSAQRAATDFYAELQNSGDYNNQNGAGVMGSAGVTSNGATVHGSSQKESVFMRLNNRIKALEMNMSLSGRYLEELSQRYRKQMEEMQRAFNKTVIKLQNTSRMAEAQDQKQQDSIQVLQSQLENITKLMLNLTATVRQLQKEVSDRQSYLVVSLAVCVSLGLLLCLQCCRSSCAAPRPDTASATTTTTAVVLPKSQHYPSPKRCFSSYDDMSLTRRVMCPLVRSKSFHLSSTDVGPEDLYIVEPLRFSPEKKKKRCKSKPLDKVETLEPSDPSAPLTNGAIKCNDFHPCLPPPLPALLLPPRLPPPSPPLPAPSTAEENPPLHPDPAKEPPSETSSFSLSCFTEESFAGRLPPPSPVFPCAELSLAPPFRPTRPPPLRPARPPPAPPAKSRQERRATKRRKSRQTETPEGRLTSLPALEQLMKRRKELGVGAITVTAVSGQV, translated from the exons ATGAAGAGGCTGCGTGTTCTGGTGGTGTGCCTCATCGTAGCTCTCCTGTGCTG GTACCCCTCTCATCATGCCTATTGTTCAGAGCACAGCTCGTCTGACCCAAGTGGGCCGGTTGGGGACGAGGACGACAGCGGCAACCCCGATAACCCTAAGCAGGAGCAGGACTCCGTGCAACTCCCG GAGGTGGAAGAATGGCGGACACGCACCTCTGACGATATGGGAGTAGAACCTGAGAAAGCAGCACACCATGTACGTCAAGAACAG acTGTGAATCCACAAATAGTTGAGCAAGAGGAGGAAGTCACAAATACAGATCCAGAATCTGACCCCCTACTTGCTGCTCCTGAGCCAGAACTTTTGTCAGAACCCGTAATTGAGTCCGACTTGCAAACAGACGCGCAGGTCCAGATCCGAGACCAAGAGGCTGACACGGTCTCCTCCAGCTCCCCAGAGCTAATTCCGGCACAGGACTCCGTGCCCAGCGATACCCCCGCCGAAATCCTCAACGACGAGGCTGCCGAACATCAGGACCCCGACTCGGACCGACCTGCAGATGAAGCAGAAGACTCTCCTACCTCACAGAGTGCTGGTCCCGCTATCACAGG GGAGGCTTCCGAAGAGGACGGGCAGTCAGACCACAGCCACGATGAAACGCCGGTGGTGGTTGAGTCCACTCCGGGCCAAGTGgaaaagcaacaggaggacGAACGCAAACAGCAGGAGAAGGGACGGCCCGAGGCGCAGCAGGACAGCAATGCCTCCTTGCACCAGCAGCAG GGGGGAGACAGCGGTACTGGCAGGGAATCGGATCCTTCGGTTCCCAGCAAAGATGACATCCCAACCTTtgatgaatggaagaaaaaagtcATGGAGGTGGAGAAAGAGAAAA GTCAAAATCTCCACACGGCCGCTAGCGGCATTGCCCAACCGGTGAAGAAGGTCCAAAAAAACTTCAAGAATAACTACGCCTCGGTGGAGTGCGGCGCGAAGATACTCTCTGCGAACAGTGAGGCCAAG AGCACGTCGGCTATTCTCAAGGAGAATATGGATCTTTACATGCTGAATCCCTGCAGCAACAAAATCTG GTTTGTGATCGAGCTCTGTGAGCCCATTCAAGTCAAGCAACTGGACATCGCCAACTTTGAACTCTTCTCGTCAACGCCTAAAGATTTCCTCGTCTCCCTTAGCGACag gtacCCTACCAACAAGTGGGTGAAGCTGGGGACGTTCCACGCCCGCGACGAGCGCATCGTGCAGAGCTTTCCATTGGATGAACAGCTTTACGCAAAATATGTGAAG ATGTTCATCAAGTACATCAAG GTTGAGCTGCTTTCCCACTTTGGCTCCGAACACTTCTGTCCCCTCAGTCTCTTCCG gGTCTTTGGCACCAGCATGGTGGAGGAATACGAGGAGATAGCAGAATCGCAGTATCCATCTGAAAGGCTCGAGTACCCCGATGAAGATTACG ATTATCCGCCCGGCTATCAACCGTCAGAGGACAAGGCGGCTAAAAACCTGCTTGGCTCCGCGACGA ATGCCatcctcaacatggtcaacaaCATTGCTGCTAACGTGCTGGGCGGAAAACCCGAGCTGGAGGGCCAATCAGGGGCGCAAG GTAACCTAACAGAAGAAGTGCTGACCAACAAAGAGGAGAGCACGGAGGAGGTTGCGCCTGCTACGCCGATGGAAATCCCTCAAACCTCTGCTGT AGAGAAACCCGTCGACGGGTTTCCAAAAGAGCCCGCGGCCCACGAAGACGCCAGTGTGTCTTCCACCTCGCCCTCATCCCTCGAATCTCCTCCCGCAGACAGACAGATTGTCACTCTtgtggaggaggaagacgacgaaGAGCCTCGACAGTCCACAGTCACCCTgctggaggaggacgacgaagaGAAAAgtgaagacgaggaggaggtggCAGCGACGAGGGAGAGCTTGGCGTACTGTCCTTTTTTGTCTGTGTCCTCGCTCTCCTGCCTGGCCACACTCCCGGAGCTGCTCCAACGCTGGTGCTCCGCCGTATTAGCCAAGGAGCGACTCCGCAAACGTCACGCCCAGACGCGAGCCCTCGTAAAAGACTTCACGCCTCCGAGGATCCCCGCGCCCTTACCCGCACCTTCGCAGGAAGCCCTCCCCCTCACGGAAAAACCACCAGAGCCCCAGGCGCCTCTCACAACTCAAAACGAGAGCGAGTCCCGACTCGCACCACCCTTGCTCCCCCATGCGCACACTCCTCTGCCCGACTTCCACCTGGAGCCCAGCAGAACGTCCACGCTTGACACGCACGGCTTCTCGGACATCCGCGCTTCCGTGACTCCCACCCACCAGGACCTGCTGCTGCCTCCCATTAAAGACGCTGCCCTGAACCCCATCACCACGCCGCCGCTCCAGGCTGTCCCGGTGGTCGACACGCAGCAACCGAGCACCACGCCACCCGCCTTGGTGGAGAGCGTCCCCCCCCAGCTTTCCACCCCGGAAACAGACGCCCCGGATGCTGCCCTCCCCACTCCGAAGGAACAGGACCTTCCCACTGCGTCACGCCCCGAAGACCTCGTCCCCCCTCCCACGGATCAGCCGATGAACCCCCCCTTAACGAACCCTGACGCAGTTAGCGACCTGCAGAAAATTGaccaacagaaaccaaacaccCTTCCGGAGGAGCACAGCGACCCTCAGGGAGGAGAACTTCATCGGGCGGCGGAACCGGCGGAGGACGACCTGTTAAACGGCAGCGCGCAGCGGGCGGCCACAGACTTCTACGCCGAGCTGCAGAACAGCGGGGACTACAACAACCAGAACGGCGCCGGCGTGATGGGCAGCGCCGGCGTGACATCGAACGGGGCGACGGTGCACGGCTCCAGCCAGAAGGAGAGCGTCTTCATGCGACTCAACAACAGGATCAAAGCTCTGGAGATGAACATGAGTCTGTCTGGCAGATACCTGGAGGAGCTAAGTCAGAG GTACCGCAAACAGATGGAGGAGATGCAGAGGGCCTTCAACAAGACAGTCATCAAGCTGCAGAACACCTCGCGCATGGCTGAGGCGCAG GACCAGAAACAGCAAGACTCCATTCAGGTTCTGCAGAGTCAGCTGGAGAACATCACCAAACTGATGCTTAATCTTACCGCTACAGTTCGACAGCTTCAGAAAGAG GTATCTGACCGTCAAAGCTACCTGGTGGTCTCTCTGGCCGTGTGCGTGTCCCTCGGCCTGCTCCTGTGCCTGCAATGCTGCCGTAGCTCCTGCGCCGCCCCCCGGCCGGACACCGcctccgccaccaccaccaccaccgccgtGGTGTTGCCCAAGAGCCAGCACTACCCCAGCCCAAAGAGATGCTTCTCCTCCTACGACGACATGAGCCTCACGCGCAGGGTGATGTGTCCACTTGTGCGCTCAAAGTCCTTCCACCTGTCTTCGACAGATG TAGGTCCAGAGGACTTGTACATTGTAGAGCCTCTAAGGTTTTCTCCAGAGAAAAAg AAGAAACGATGCAAAAGCAAACCTTTGGACAAAGTCGAAACCCTGGAGCCGTCGGATCCTTCGGCCCCGCTCACCAACGGCGCCATCAAATGCAACGACTTCCACCCATGccttccccctcccctcccggcCCTTCTGCTTCCCCCCCGCCTCCCGCCACCATCCCCTCCTCTTCCGGCTCCATCCACCGCTGAAGAAAACCCACCATTGCACCCCGACCCTGCCAAGGAGCCCCCCTCAGAGACCAGCAGCTTCAGCCTGTCCTGTTTCACAGAGGAGTCGTTCGCCGGGCGCCTGCCACCTCCCTCGCCAGTCTTCCCCTGCGCCGAGCTGTCCCTGGCGCCGCCCTTCCGGCCCACCCGGCCGCCTCCCCTCCGGCCCGCCCGGCCGCCGCCCGCCCCCCCCGCCAAGTCCCGGCAGGAGAGACGCGCCACCAAACGGCGCAAGTCGCGGCAGACGGAGACGCCGGAGGGCCGCTTGACCTCTCTGCCCGCCCTGGAGCAGCTCATGAAGCGCAGGAAGGAGCTCGGCGTGGGCGCCATCACGGTGACGGCCGTCAGCGGACAAGTCTGA
- the suco gene encoding SUN domain-containing ossification factor isoform X3 yields MKRLRVLVVCLIVALLCWYPSHHAYCSEHSSSDPSGPVGDEDDSGNPDNPKQEQDSVQLPEVEEWRTRTSDDMGVEPEKAAHHVRQEQTVNPQIVEQEEEVTNTDPESDPLLAAPEPELLSEPVIESDLQTDAQVQIRDQEADTVSSSSPELIPAQDSVPSDTPAEILNDEAAEHQDPDSDRPADEAEDSPTSQSAGPAITGAARVASAGDEPPADSFVFAERSDSQYGVTPPKLATCENSPFGSPLLREASEEDGQSDHSHDETPVVVESTPGQVEKQQEDERKQQEKGRPEAQQDSNASLHQQQGGDSGTGRESDPSVPSKDDIPTFDEWKKKVMEVEKEKSQNLHTAASGIAQPVKKVQKNFKNNYASVECGAKILSANSEAKSTSAILKENMDLYMLNPCSNKIWFVIELCEPIQVKQLDIANFELFSSTPKDFLVSLSDRYPTNKWVKLGTFHARDERIVQSFPLDEQLYAKYVKVELLSHFGSEHFCPLSLFRVFGTSMVEEYEEIAESQYPSERLEYPDEDYDYPPGYQPSEDKAAKNLLGSATNAILNMVNNIAANVLGGKPELEGQSGAQGNLTEEVLTNKEESTEEVAPATPMEIPQTSAVEKPVDGFPKEPAAHEDASVSSTSPSSLESPPADRQIVTLVEEEDDEEPRQSTVTLLEEDDEEKSEDEEEVAATRESLAYCPFLSVSSLSCLATLPELLQRWCSAVLAKERLRKRHAQTRALVKDFTPPRIPAPLPAPSQEALPLTEKPPEPQAPLTTQNESESRLAPPLLPHAHTPLPDFHLEPSRTSTLDTHGFSDIRASVTPTHQDLLLPPIKDAALNPITTPPLQAVPVVDTQQPSTTPPALVESVPPQLSTPETDAPDAALPTPKEQDLPTASRPEDLVPPPTDQPMNPPLTNPDAVSDLQKIDQQKPNTLPEEHSDPQGGELHRAAEPAEDDLLNGSAQRAATDFYAELQNSGDYNNQNGAGVMGSAGVTSNGATVHGSSQKESVFMRLNNRIKALEMNMSLSGRYLEELSQRYRKQMEEMQRAFNKTVIKLQNTSRMAEAQDQKQQDSIQVLQSQLENITKLMLNLTATVRQLQKEVSDRQSYLVVSLAVCVSLGLLLCLQCCRSSCAAPRPDTASATTTTTAVVLPKSQHYPSPKRCFSSYDDMSLTRRVMCPLVRSKSFHLSSTDVGPEDLYIVEPLRFSPEKKKKRCKSKPLDKVETLEPSDPSAPLTNGAIKCNDFHPCLPPPLPALLLPPRLPPPSPPLPAPSTAEENPPLHPDPAKEPPSETSSFSLSCFTEESFAGRLPPPSPVFPCAELSLAPPFRPTRPPPLRPARPPPAPPAKSRQERRATKRRKSRQTETPEGRLTSLPALEQLMKRRKELGVGAITVTAVSGQV; encoded by the exons ATGAAGAGGCTGCGTGTTCTGGTGGTGTGCCTCATCGTAGCTCTCCTGTGCTG GTACCCCTCTCATCATGCCTATTGTTCAGAGCACAGCTCGTCTGACCCAAGTGGGCCGGTTGGGGACGAGGACGACAGCGGCAACCCCGATAACCCTAAGCAGGAGCAGGACTCCGTGCAACTCCCG GAGGTGGAAGAATGGCGGACACGCACCTCTGACGATATGGGAGTAGAACCTGAGAAAGCAGCACACCATGTACGTCAAGAACAG acTGTGAATCCACAAATAGTTGAGCAAGAGGAGGAAGTCACAAATACAGATCCAGAATCTGACCCCCTACTTGCTGCTCCTGAGCCAGAACTTTTGTCAGAACCCGTAATTGAGTCCGACTTGCAAACAGACGCGCAGGTCCAGATCCGAGACCAAGAGGCTGACACGGTCTCCTCCAGCTCCCCAGAGCTAATTCCGGCACAGGACTCCGTGCCCAGCGATACCCCCGCCGAAATCCTCAACGACGAGGCTGCCGAACATCAGGACCCCGACTCGGACCGACCTGCAGATGAAGCAGAAGACTCTCCTACCTCACAGAGTGCTGGTCCCGCTATCACAGG TGCAGCGCGGGTTGCCAGTGCCGGTGACGAGCCCCCAGCAGACAGCTTTGTCTTTGCTGAGCGCTCGGACTCGCAGTATGGGGTCACCCCCCCTAAACTGGCAACCTGTGAAAACTCCCCTTTTGGCAGCCCCCTCCTCAG GGAGGCTTCCGAAGAGGACGGGCAGTCAGACCACAGCCACGATGAAACGCCGGTGGTGGTTGAGTCCACTCCGGGCCAAGTGgaaaagcaacaggaggacGAACGCAAACAGCAGGAGAAGGGACGGCCCGAGGCGCAGCAGGACAGCAATGCCTCCTTGCACCAGCAGCAG GGGGGAGACAGCGGTACTGGCAGGGAATCGGATCCTTCGGTTCCCAGCAAAGATGACATCCCAACCTTtgatgaatggaagaaaaaagtcATGGAGGTGGAGAAAGAGAAAA GTCAAAATCTCCACACGGCCGCTAGCGGCATTGCCCAACCGGTGAAGAAGGTCCAAAAAAACTTCAAGAATAACTACGCCTCGGTGGAGTGCGGCGCGAAGATACTCTCTGCGAACAGTGAGGCCAAG AGCACGTCGGCTATTCTCAAGGAGAATATGGATCTTTACATGCTGAATCCCTGCAGCAACAAAATCTG GTTTGTGATCGAGCTCTGTGAGCCCATTCAAGTCAAGCAACTGGACATCGCCAACTTTGAACTCTTCTCGTCAACGCCTAAAGATTTCCTCGTCTCCCTTAGCGACag gtacCCTACCAACAAGTGGGTGAAGCTGGGGACGTTCCACGCCCGCGACGAGCGCATCGTGCAGAGCTTTCCATTGGATGAACAGCTTTACGCAAAATATGTGAAG GTTGAGCTGCTTTCCCACTTTGGCTCCGAACACTTCTGTCCCCTCAGTCTCTTCCG gGTCTTTGGCACCAGCATGGTGGAGGAATACGAGGAGATAGCAGAATCGCAGTATCCATCTGAAAGGCTCGAGTACCCCGATGAAGATTACG ATTATCCGCCCGGCTATCAACCGTCAGAGGACAAGGCGGCTAAAAACCTGCTTGGCTCCGCGACGA ATGCCatcctcaacatggtcaacaaCATTGCTGCTAACGTGCTGGGCGGAAAACCCGAGCTGGAGGGCCAATCAGGGGCGCAAG GTAACCTAACAGAAGAAGTGCTGACCAACAAAGAGGAGAGCACGGAGGAGGTTGCGCCTGCTACGCCGATGGAAATCCCTCAAACCTCTGCTGT AGAGAAACCCGTCGACGGGTTTCCAAAAGAGCCCGCGGCCCACGAAGACGCCAGTGTGTCTTCCACCTCGCCCTCATCCCTCGAATCTCCTCCCGCAGACAGACAGATTGTCACTCTtgtggaggaggaagacgacgaaGAGCCTCGACAGTCCACAGTCACCCTgctggaggaggacgacgaagaGAAAAgtgaagacgaggaggaggtggCAGCGACGAGGGAGAGCTTGGCGTACTGTCCTTTTTTGTCTGTGTCCTCGCTCTCCTGCCTGGCCACACTCCCGGAGCTGCTCCAACGCTGGTGCTCCGCCGTATTAGCCAAGGAGCGACTCCGCAAACGTCACGCCCAGACGCGAGCCCTCGTAAAAGACTTCACGCCTCCGAGGATCCCCGCGCCCTTACCCGCACCTTCGCAGGAAGCCCTCCCCCTCACGGAAAAACCACCAGAGCCCCAGGCGCCTCTCACAACTCAAAACGAGAGCGAGTCCCGACTCGCACCACCCTTGCTCCCCCATGCGCACACTCCTCTGCCCGACTTCCACCTGGAGCCCAGCAGAACGTCCACGCTTGACACGCACGGCTTCTCGGACATCCGCGCTTCCGTGACTCCCACCCACCAGGACCTGCTGCTGCCTCCCATTAAAGACGCTGCCCTGAACCCCATCACCACGCCGCCGCTCCAGGCTGTCCCGGTGGTCGACACGCAGCAACCGAGCACCACGCCACCCGCCTTGGTGGAGAGCGTCCCCCCCCAGCTTTCCACCCCGGAAACAGACGCCCCGGATGCTGCCCTCCCCACTCCGAAGGAACAGGACCTTCCCACTGCGTCACGCCCCGAAGACCTCGTCCCCCCTCCCACGGATCAGCCGATGAACCCCCCCTTAACGAACCCTGACGCAGTTAGCGACCTGCAGAAAATTGaccaacagaaaccaaacaccCTTCCGGAGGAGCACAGCGACCCTCAGGGAGGAGAACTTCATCGGGCGGCGGAACCGGCGGAGGACGACCTGTTAAACGGCAGCGCGCAGCGGGCGGCCACAGACTTCTACGCCGAGCTGCAGAACAGCGGGGACTACAACAACCAGAACGGCGCCGGCGTGATGGGCAGCGCCGGCGTGACATCGAACGGGGCGACGGTGCACGGCTCCAGCCAGAAGGAGAGCGTCTTCATGCGACTCAACAACAGGATCAAAGCTCTGGAGATGAACATGAGTCTGTCTGGCAGATACCTGGAGGAGCTAAGTCAGAG GTACCGCAAACAGATGGAGGAGATGCAGAGGGCCTTCAACAAGACAGTCATCAAGCTGCAGAACACCTCGCGCATGGCTGAGGCGCAG GACCAGAAACAGCAAGACTCCATTCAGGTTCTGCAGAGTCAGCTGGAGAACATCACCAAACTGATGCTTAATCTTACCGCTACAGTTCGACAGCTTCAGAAAGAG GTATCTGACCGTCAAAGCTACCTGGTGGTCTCTCTGGCCGTGTGCGTGTCCCTCGGCCTGCTCCTGTGCCTGCAATGCTGCCGTAGCTCCTGCGCCGCCCCCCGGCCGGACACCGcctccgccaccaccaccaccaccgccgtGGTGTTGCCCAAGAGCCAGCACTACCCCAGCCCAAAGAGATGCTTCTCCTCCTACGACGACATGAGCCTCACGCGCAGGGTGATGTGTCCACTTGTGCGCTCAAAGTCCTTCCACCTGTCTTCGACAGATG TAGGTCCAGAGGACTTGTACATTGTAGAGCCTCTAAGGTTTTCTCCAGAGAAAAAg AAGAAACGATGCAAAAGCAAACCTTTGGACAAAGTCGAAACCCTGGAGCCGTCGGATCCTTCGGCCCCGCTCACCAACGGCGCCATCAAATGCAACGACTTCCACCCATGccttccccctcccctcccggcCCTTCTGCTTCCCCCCCGCCTCCCGCCACCATCCCCTCCTCTTCCGGCTCCATCCACCGCTGAAGAAAACCCACCATTGCACCCCGACCCTGCCAAGGAGCCCCCCTCAGAGACCAGCAGCTTCAGCCTGTCCTGTTTCACAGAGGAGTCGTTCGCCGGGCGCCTGCCACCTCCCTCGCCAGTCTTCCCCTGCGCCGAGCTGTCCCTGGCGCCGCCCTTCCGGCCCACCCGGCCGCCTCCCCTCCGGCCCGCCCGGCCGCCGCCCGCCCCCCCCGCCAAGTCCCGGCAGGAGAGACGCGCCACCAAACGGCGCAAGTCGCGGCAGACGGAGACGCCGGAGGGCCGCTTGACCTCTCTGCCCGCCCTGGAGCAGCTCATGAAGCGCAGGAAGGAGCTCGGCGTGGGCGCCATCACGGTGACGGCCGTCAGCGGACAAGTCTGA